Part of the Streptomyces sp. NBC_01353 genome, GCGGCGAGCAGCGTGAGAGCGCCACGCGAAGGCCGGGACTTCATCACCGCGTCGTCCCCAGGTCGTACCCGTCCAGACATGCCTGGGCCAGGCCCTCGCAGTGGTCGGCGGCGCCGGCCCAGGTCTGCATGGTCAGATAGACGTGCGGGGCGCCGTGGTAGAAGCGCTCGTACTGCTCATGCCGACCGGCGAACTCCGAACCGAGGGCGTCCCAGGCGAGCTTGAGAAGCTTGATGCGGTCCTCGGCGGGATGCCCGGGCGTACGGAAGTACTGCTGTACGAGTCCCCCCAGCTCGGGGTGGAGCAGGTCGCGGCCGCTCGCCGGGGTCTGGACGAGCGCGCCCCCCGCGAGCAGCTTGATGTCCTGGACGGCCCGGGGGTACAGCTCGCCGGCCATGATGCGCTGGGCGAAGGAGATGTCCCGCCCGGGCCGCACGCCACCCCGCCCGCCGTCCACTTCCTCGTACGACGCCTCGGCGGCGAGCACGAAGGCCTTGGCCTGCGCGACCATCCCGAGGAGCCGCCCGATCGCCTGCGTGACGGCCGGCAGCGTGTCCGTGCCGTTCGACCGGGCGATCAGAATGGCAAGTCCGGTGAGGAACTCCAGCTTGGTCCAGAAACGGGTGGCGGACTGGTGCACGAGGTTCAGATAGGCGGGGGTGTCCCACCACATCGCGGCGGTCGCGGCGGGATCGCGGTAGGTCAGCACCCGCTCCCACGGCACGAAGACGTCGTCGCAGACGAGCAGCGCGTCGTTCTCGTCGTAGCGGGAGGAGAGCGGCTGATCGAAGACGGACCGGGCCTGCCCTTCGTACGAGACCCGCGAGATGAGCTTGAGCCCGGGCGTGTCCACGCGTAAGGAGAAGGTCAGCGCCCGGTCGAAGTCCCCGGCGGCGAGCGGCTCGATCGTCCCCACAAGGATCTCGTCGGCGAAGACGGCGCCGGTGCCGATGGTCTTGGCGCCGCGCACGACGATCCCGTCGGCCCGGTCCTCGACGACCCGCACGCTCTCGCCGGCCGGGTTCGTGAGCGTGAACGCGCAGTGCAGTCCGCCTTCGGCGAGCCGCCGGTGGTACGCGAGCGCGTTCTCGGCCCCGCCGAAACACTCGGTGTCGAACACCTCGGGCACGGCGGCGAACCCGGCGACGCCGGAGGCCATGTAGTCGGGCGTCCGCCCCAGGAACCCGTAACTCGCCTCGGCCCACACCTTGTACGCGCCCCGCCGCGCGACCAGATCCTCGTACGACCGGGGCACGGCGTAAGCGCGATGCACCCCGCCCTGAACGAGGGTGGGGGCGTGCGGCGAGTCATGGGCGAGGTCGAAGAGCCGGGCGAAGGAGGCGGCGGTGGCCCGGAAGGCGGGGTGCGTGGTGATGTCCTTGATCCGCTCCCCGTCGAGCCAGACCTCCCGCCCGTCGCGCAGCGCCTCCAGATACTCGTGCCCGGACCTCGTCACGTCAGCATCGCCTCTCCTCGCGAACCACGACAGCACCCGTAGGGCGGGCACCGCCCCGAGCCTTCATCGCGGGGACGGGGGGAGGCAATGAACGTCCGTCCAGCGCTCCTTAA contains:
- a CDS encoding 4-hydroxyphenylacetate 3-hydroxylase N-terminal domain-containing protein, which encodes MTRSGHEYLEALRDGREVWLDGERIKDITTHPAFRATAASFARLFDLAHDSPHAPTLVQGGVHRAYAVPRSYEDLVARRGAYKVWAEASYGFLGRTPDYMASGVAGFAAVPEVFDTECFGGAENALAYHRRLAEGGLHCAFTLTNPAGESVRVVEDRADGIVVRGAKTIGTGAVFADEILVGTIEPLAAGDFDRALTFSLRVDTPGLKLISRVSYEGQARSVFDQPLSSRYDENDALLVCDDVFVPWERVLTYRDPAATAAMWWDTPAYLNLVHQSATRFWTKLEFLTGLAILIARSNGTDTLPAVTQAIGRLLGMVAQAKAFVLAAEASYEEVDGGRGGVRPGRDISFAQRIMAGELYPRAVQDIKLLAGGALVQTPASGRDLLHPELGGLVQQYFRTPGHPAEDRIKLLKLAWDALGSEFAGRHEQYERFYHGAPHVYLTMQTWAGAADHCEGLAQACLDGYDLGTTR